TTGTCAATTCCTCCACTTTTTCTGAaaccaaaacaagaaaatagcagAAGACGCTGCTGGTGGGGCGACCTGAGCTGAGATTTCTGAAATCTCTAACAAACACAATTCAATTTTCATCAAACATGTGGAAAAGAATCTCTGCTCATCTTCACCAATCGCCATGGCGATCtgcccaacaacaacaacagaactTAAGAAGAATCCACCAACAACAACGTCTTATCAGTTCTGTTTCTtcaacatcgtcttcatcttAAACATCCGTTCCTCCTTTTCAGAAAACTACTCCACTCTTTTCTCAACACTCTggtaaacaaacccttttctttgttttcttttttggatcCTCTTTCTTCGTTTTAGGGGTTTAAATTTAGTTTTTTCCATGTTAGATACTATTCTGTCAAAGGTGAAGAAGACTGTTGAGGATGTAATGCCAATCGCGACTGGTCACGAAAGGGAAGAAATTGAGGCTGCACTTCAGGTTTTcattttgatttcttattttggAAAGATTTTTTTCGGTTTTAATTTGACAGAGATATAATTATAATGctgttagggttttattttttgtgatGTTTATTTCAGGGAAAGAATCTTCTAGAGATGGATTATCCTGAAGGTCCATTTGGTACTAAGgtaagagatcctttattttaTTAGCTCAGAGCAATTCAGTATATGATTGGGATCACTGATAATatctaataaaaaaaagagagaatttttaagAGCAAATAGGGTTCTGGGTTTGAAGATGCTGTTACATTTTGTGGGTTATGTAGCATTTAGAATTGGTGGACCGTGCAACGTAACATTGAGTATAAGATATgctcaacatcattcatacagTAGAGAAATGGATCTTAATTATTAGTTTTATATTCGAAAAGTCAATACTGATTGTTGTGACTATTGATCATATTCAAAGTTTGTGTTACATTTTGTGTGTTATGGAGAGCATTAGTTGGGGGTCAATAGACTGTCTTGAGTAGTTTGGGCAGAAGTCCTCCTAGAGCACGTTGCTTCTTTTCGTCTAGTTATATAGCTATTATTAAGCACATTAAGGTCATATATGGTGCCTTTAGTATGTTAACATGATGCAAATGTGAAAATTACTTAATCTTGATATCGTTGAAATGTTGGATTACAAATAAATTCCAATAACGAGCCTACTAGATCGATGTATTTCTAACATTTGCATCAAGAAAATCTTCAGAGGATATCAAGTGCAGTCTAGCTTGCTTAAATTGAGTTTTTACACTTATCTAGATGGTTAATTTTAAGTTTAGCTTCCTGTATCCTTGCCTCATTTGGGTTTCTGAACATTTGTATTTCTAGTATGTTGGTCGACAGGTAGTGCGGTGTAATCATTTTAATTAGCTCAAAATAGTTCATATAGTTCATTGGTGGATTCTGATTATTAGTTTTACGTTCGAAATATCAACACTGGTTTTGATTGTTGGGATTGATGTAACTGTTGAGATCAAATGGGTACCATGTATCAAATTTATGTTACATTTTGTGTGTTAAGAAGCGTTTAGAGTTGGGGGACCATGGAATGAAATATTTCGAGTAACTTGGACATAAGTCCTCTTAGGGCACCTTGCTTCTTATCTACCAGTTATGTAGCTATTACAAGTCGTATTTAAGGTTATATGTGGTGTCTTGAGGATACTAACATGATGCAAGTGTGAAAATGACTTACTTTTGGTGTCATTTAAATGTTAGATAACTATCGAATCCGAATGATGAATATTAGATTAATGCATAATTAACTTTTGCATTATGAAAACCCTCGGAGGATAGTAAGTGCAGTCTATAGGCTTCGATAAATTGAGTATTCCACTTTTATAGGTGGTCTGATTTTAAGTTTATCTTTCTGTATCCCTGGCTCATTTGGGTTTCTGACCATTTGTAGTTCTAATATGTTGGTCGACAGGTAGTGCTGTGTGATTTTAGATAAACTGTCTGGTCTTACCATTCCCTTCGTACCAGATATGTTCAAAATAGTTCATACAGTACAGTGATGGAATCTTGATTATTAGTTTTATGTTCGAAAAATCAACGCTGGCTATGGTGATTATTGATCTAAAACAGTTGAGAACAGATGGGTACCATGTTCGAAGTTTGTGTGTCATATATAGTtgggggggagggggggggggggggggggatggaCTGTCTCGAGTAGCTTGGACATAAGTCCTCCTGAAGCATGTGGCATCTTGATGTCGTTAAAATGTTAGATTACAAACAAATTCGAATAATGGTGCCTACTAGATCGATGCATATCTAGTATTTGCTCAAAATAGTTCATGCAATACCTTGGAATATCAACACTTGTGTTGATTGTTGGGATTATTGGAGCATTTAGAGTTGGGAGACCATGGAATGGAATATTTTGAGTAAATTGGACATAAGTCCTCTTAGGTCACCTTACTCCTTATCTACCAGTTATGTAGCTATTATGAATCATACTAAGGTTACAAATGGTGTCTTGAGCATTCTAACATGATGCAAGTGTGAAAAATGACTTAATTGTCATTAAAATCTTAGATAACTATCGAATCCAAACAATGAATATTTATCTTTCTGTATCCCTGGCTCATTTGGGTCTCTGAACATTTGTAGTTGTAATATGTTGGTATACAGGTTGTGTGGTGTAATTATCTTTAGATAAACTGTGTGGTCTTACCATTCCTTCGTCTGACATCTAACATCCTTCCCCTTGGTCTGATATGTGAAGGATGCACCTGCTATTGTAAAATCAACCTATGACAAAAGAATCGTCGGATGCCCTGGTGGTGAAGGCGGTAAGTCACTATCAAATTCTCTTTCTAATTCTGTTTCTCATTTAAATGATTCAGTTCGAAATTTTGATCTTTCATATAACCTAATGATAAACCAATCAAACTACTTTAAAACTCCTGCGGAAGATGAGCACGATGTTGTTTGGTTTTGGCTGGAGAAAGGAAAGCCACATGAATGCCCTGTTTGTACTCAATATTTCGAGGTAAACTGAGAAAGCTTGAATAGTCATTCTTGAACTGTACTATGGAAAACAATTTGCTCCCGCAGCAGTAAAGTCATTTATAGTTCATGAATGGTGATAAATTCTAATTTGGATATGGTAAGCCTGATTTGATTTTCTTGATATTTTCCAGCTTCAAGTGGTTGGCCCAGGCGGATCTCCAGATGGTCACGGCGATGATGACCATCATTAATGTTCTTGTTAGTCGATGTTGGTCTTGGTGATGTTCATTTCGGTTGCCTTTGTCCATTGATGTTTGTCATGAATTAGAACCTTTATTGTCTTTATATACTCTTTCCCAAAGAATTTACTCGAATAAACACCGTATTTCTTTAATCTTGAAATTAACGGAAACATGAAAGAAATCCCTTATTTagtttttcaaatactaaattatcCTCTCGTAATCATAATTCTTAGAGGAATTCAAAAGTTCTGTATAGACTTCATTTGTTTTCCCGTAGAACACCATTACCCATGTGCACTCCTAGATCATTGCTGTTTTGAATTTTATCGTTTTTGGATTTTGTTTATATAGAGATTCGATATTCTAGAAACAAGAAAATGGTTCTGTTAAAACCTAAGACTCCATGTAAGACAGGAAGCATAGGCATGTTTTAAGTCATTTCTTGCGATGAACGCGTTCAGTGCTTGTTTACCTTAAAACCACGTAGtactttcttcttccttttcatcATTATTCGTTATATTCTGTGAGTTGTATCTTCGATTCTCCATTAGCAAGTACCCGCGAAATATGTCTTCTCGTCTGCGTGAAACCATTGCAGAATGTCTGTTTTTCTTGAACAGTGGATCCAGTACTGATCATCTAGGCCAAGCTACCTCAGATGTAGAAGTTCAGAAGAGAGCCCTACAGACTTTATCTTCTTTAACCGCAGTCAGTCCCCTGAATAGGAACTTAGTTGCACAAACAGGAGTTGTTTCTACTCTTCTTAATCTTTCAAGATCCTCTTCTCCGCCGACCATCCAGTTTCTGTCACTATCAATTCTCTTCCGTCTCTCTCTAAATTCTAACCTCAAGCCACTTATAGCAGATATGGAGATGATTCATCATCTCAATTCTCTGATCATTTTCCAAACTTGTCCAGATTCTGGAAAGATGGCTGCTTCCCTGATTTATAGTCTAGCCATGTTAGATAAGAATAAAGCTGTATTTGGAGTTGCGGGTACAGTTCAAGCCCTTGTAAAATCCCTGGAATATCAACCCACTTGTATCAACACTCATCATGTCCTCAGTTCTTTAGCTGAGCTTGTCCAGTTTCATGGGAACTCCACCTTAGCTGTTCGTGCAGGAGCCGTCCCTGTACCGATTCAAGTCGTGAGGTGCAATGACGGTGAGCTCGCAGGAACTGCACTTTCTATTCTAGTTCTTCTTGGAAGGTTAAAAGAAGGAATCCATGCCATAAGAAATACTGAAGACATTTTGAGTTTGATGGTTGATGTAATGAAGAGAAGATGTATGATGAGCAAGGAAGGTTCAGCTGACCTCCTTCCGCTATTTGAAGAAAATGAAGGTTGCATAAAAAGTGCAGTGGAATTTCCAGACTTCTCATCTCTAGTCGCTGATCTTTCTGTTCGAGGTTCAGCTAAAGCCAGAGGCAAAGCTAGTTTGATATTGAAAAAGATCATGGAAGTAAACTCGGATTCTTATAGCGAATCTTCTGTGCTTTATATTTAGTATACTGGGTTCTTATAGTTTGCTTGCACAAGTCCTGATTTTTTGTGCTCGTTTTGTGTCTACAACCAGCCCTGTCCATGGTTGATTTAAGCCATTTTGACATGTTAATTCCATGGTTGATTTAAGCCATTTTGACATGTTAATTCCACTTCTTAAGTAATTACTGTGTATATTTGAGTCTTACTTTCATGCGCGGAAAATCTACACGATAACAATGTTTTGCAGGCTAAGGTGCTGCCTAACGGAGCCAGGTCAGTTCAGGAAAGACACTTTTGCAAGAGGTTTTTGTGTCCAACATTGAAGGTAAACCTTGGCCCTTGGGTGTTGCTGCTGTCTGGAGATGACCTCTTGCAATAGTTGCCTACATGCCTGAAGTTCTGACCGAGTCAAAACAAAAATTTGTCAAACATGACAAAAACTCCCCCACGTCCTATGCAAATTGTAGTATCTTAATCCATCAAATTGCGTGAAGTCCAACCAAAACCCTGTATAATAAGCAATCTAGAATTAAAAATCGCATAAACAGACAGATTGTCATTCTCTACACTTCAGGATTTTGACCAGGGAGTTGTATAATTCTTTGGCCAATTGCTTAAGTTTTGATATAATATTCTTAAACTGGCCTTGAATTCTTGTAAACTTTGTGAAAACTTCAATTCtagaagaataagaagagaaaatgcTAGCAAATGGCACAGATATAATCTGTATATCTAATCCTAGTACCAAACTTTATCGAAGACTGAATGCCATGACTAAGGTAGCCCACAAAAAATCTTAATCTGGGCAGTcatgtttttttatttctttcctttttagtgTGCAGGATTCTGCCTTTCATACCCAACTTAAAGTCACGTCTCTAAAACGGCTCTACTGGAAAGAAAAAACTCGGATTTTTCTCTGTGGGTCCACCAGAATTTACTAAAATGAACTAATGAACATGCCATGACTTTATAGACCAAGTCTCCCTAGGAAAACATAAAAAGTCTTAAACTTGAACAGACAGATTGATAGAGATGGGCACAAGAAAAAAATGCACTAAGTCATTTGATTTTCTACAACATAAATAGTACTCTGGATATGAATTAAGCTGGTTTGATTGACAATGGAGGCAGGAAAGAAATCGAAAATCATTGGTGCTATAGTAATCATTACCTTATTATGTATAATCATCACTGTTCGTGTTCTGGAGGGACGACACAAAAGTAGGAGTTATTTCATTCTTCTTGGAGTCTGTATTGTGAGCATCGTAGGTACTTTGTTATGGGTATATTTCCAACACGGTTCAGCACGTCGAATGCTAGAACATCGATCCATATTGGACAATAATTCGCATCAACTGGTTCGCGTTGAATACAGCTTCCTTCGTAAGGTAAAATGAAGTAACAAAGAGTACTTTTCTGTGTTT
This DNA window, taken from Papaver somniferum cultivar HN1 chromosome 3, ASM357369v1, whole genome shotgun sequence, encodes the following:
- the LOC113355697 gene encoding cytochrome c oxidase subunit 5b-1, mitochondrial-like isoform X2 is translated as MPIATGHEREEIEAALQGKNLLEMDYPEGPFGTKDAPAIVKSTYDKRIVGCPGGEGGKSLSNSLSNSVSHLNDSVRNFDLSYNLMINQSNYFKTPAEDEHDVVWFWLEKGKPHECPVCTQYFELQVVGPGGSPDGHGDDDHH
- the LOC113355697 gene encoding U-box domain-containing protein 11-like isoform X1 — protein: MSSRLRETIAECLFFLNSGSSTDHLGQATSDVEVQKRALQTLSSLTAVSPLNRNLVAQTGVVSTLLNLSRSSSPPTIQFLSLSILFRLSLNSNLKPLIADMEMIHHLNSLIIFQTCPDSGKMAASLIYSLAMLDKNKAVFGVAGTVQALVKSLEYQPTCINTHHVLSSLAELVQFHGNSTLAVRAGAVPVPIQVVRCNDGELAGTALSILVLLGRLKEGIHAIRNTEDILSLMVDVMKRRCMMSKEGSADLLPLFEENEGCIKSAVEFPDFSSLVADLSVRGSAKARGKASLILKKIMEVNSDSYSESSVLYI